A single window of Falco rusticolus isolate bFalRus1 chromosome 6, bFalRus1.pri, whole genome shotgun sequence DNA harbors:
- the EIF4A3 gene encoding eukaryotic initiation factor 4A-III: MSGSAGSGGTAGSARKRLMKEEDMTKVEFETSEEVDVTPTFDTMGLREDLLRGIYAYGFEKPSAIQQRAIKQIIKGRDVIAQSQSGTGKTATFSISVLQCLDIQVRETQALILAPTRELAVQIQKGLLALGDYMNVQCHACIGGTNVGEDIRKLDYGQHVVAGTPGRVFDMIRRRSLRTRAIKMLVLDEADEMLNKGFKEQIYDVYRYLPPATQVVLISATLPHEILEMTNKFMTDPIRILVKRDELTLEGIKQFFVAVEREEWKFDTLCDLYDTLTITQAVIFCNTKRKVDWLTEKMREANFTVSSMHGDMPQKERESIMKEFRSGASRVLISTDVWARGLDVPQVSLIINYDLPNNRELYIHRIGRSGRYGRKGVAINFVKNDDIRILRDIEQYYSTQIDEMPMNVADLI; this comes from the exons ATGTCGGGCTCGGCGGGTTCGGGCGGGACGGCCGGCTCGGCGCGGAAGCGGCTGATGAAGGAGGAGGACATGACGAAGGTGGAGTTCGAGACGAGCGAAGAGGTGGACGTGACGCCCACCTTCGACACCATGGGGCTGCGGGAGGACCTGCTGCGCGGCATCTACGCCTACG GGTTCGAGAAGCCGTCGGCCATCCAGCAGAGAGCCATCAAGCAGATCATCAAGGGGAGAGACGTGATCGCGCA GTCACAGTCAGGAACAGGGAAGACAGCAACATTCTCCATCTCTGTTCTGCAGTGCCTGGACATACAG GTTCGTGAGACCCAGGCATTGATCTTGGCACCAACTCGGGAGCTGGCTGTACAGATTCAGAAG GGTCTTCTTGCTCTGGGAGACTACATGAACGTCCAGTGCCATGCCTGCATTGGAGGGACCAATGTTGGCGAAGATATCCGAAAACTCGACTATGGACAGCATGTCGTTGCTGGCACGCCAGGCCGTGTGTTTG ATATGATTCGTCGTCGAAGTTTAAGGACCCGTGCCATcaaaatgctggttttggaTGAAGCAGATGAAATGCTCaataaag gttttaaGGAGCAGATCTATGATGTGTACAGATACTTGCCTCCAGCTACGCAGGTGGTCCTGATCAGCGCCACTTTGCCTCATGAAATTCTGGAGATGACCAACAAATTCATGACAGACCCCATTCGCATCTTGGTGAAACG TGATGAGTTGACCCTTGAAGGAATCAAGCAGTTCTTTGTGGCTGTGGAAAGGGAAGAATGGAAGTTTGACACCTTGTGCGATCTCTACGACACGCTCACAATCACCCAGGCTGTCATCTTCTGTAACACCAAGAGAAAG GTAGACTGGCTCACGGAGAAGATGAGAGAAGCCAACTTCACGGTTTCGTCCATGCATGGGGACATGCCGCAAAAGGAGAGGGAGTCCATCATGAAAGAGTTCAGATCTGGTGCAAG CCGAGTCCTTATTTCAACAGATGTTTGGGCTAGAGGCCTGGATGTGCCTCAGGTGTCCCTTATCATTAATTACGACTTGCCCAACAACAGAGAGCTCTACATACACAG AATTGGCCGGTCAGGCAGATACGGCCGAAAAGGTGTAGCGATCAACTTTGTGAAGAATGATGACATCCGCATCCTGCGAGACATTGAGCAGTACTACTCCACCCAGATAGACGAGATGCCGATGAACG tTGCCGATCTTATCTGA